The following coding sequences lie in one Lolium perenne isolate Kyuss_39 chromosome 2, Kyuss_2.0, whole genome shotgun sequence genomic window:
- the LOC127331290 gene encoding uncharacterized protein isoform X1, which produces MPATEPPGSGPRRSERARRRRLPPDETPPRPSPAATAAPRPSSPPSRRRRDPSPSRRSVRAREKDDLQPPVVVLTEAEVNHQNEAEERNKKGTEIVVAEVPEEVDENAEALKEAPFWFPDGWIIHVRHDDDGSTYRYYTSPVSEYTFSTDTEALNYLFSEMDEHMLESHACTEDNELHNMNAWLPDSWVIEVRAGGKMMDKMYKFFVHLPTGMRFFSKEDVLRYVNEGAISGCDVNGLCDTTSEDNILAQVEFNPDGLPKGWVKEMIFRKCNDGVKKHPYYTDPVSHLVFRTLKSVMSYLETGEISKHACVPRRSVTDIYSFDRCTDLVIPRKMLKRLKVQGKRKEKSMNSLVFEKKSPDDQKSNRSQAGTSASMIPVSEPKEKEANTMEAKCKEPVSSETTKRPRGRPRKIPKQTNETDSGCAKSSDKETSHIAVKKEFDTGTGEQLSKENALRYNQMDNTAMVTLEVDNQNGLVRSPSPKSRCRPGRATDPDMHEHENDNSSEARAKSTSSTVPKVYMRRNSNQIPAFKKENSAIEDHY; this is translated from the exons ATGCCTGCCACCGAGCCTCCGGGCTCGGGCCCTCGCCGCTCCGAGCGGGCGCGTCGCCGTCGCCTGCCGCCGGACGAGACGCCCCCCAGGCCCAGCCCAGCCGCCACCGCTGCTCCTCGTCCCTCTTCCCCGCCTTCGCGGCGCCGGCGCGACCCTTCGCCCTCCCGGCGGTCCGTCCGCGCCAG AGAAAAGGACGACTTGCAACCACCGGTGGTGGTCTTGACTGAAGCTGAAGTGAACCATCAAAATGAGGCAGAAGAGCGGAATAAAAAGGGGACGGAGATTGTGGTGGCAGAGGTACCAGAGGAGGTTGATGAAAATGCAGAGGCTTTGAAGGAGGCACCGTTCTGGTTTCCTGATGGTTGGATCATACATGTTCGCCACGATGATGACGGGTCGACATACCGG TACTACACTTCCCCAGTGTCAGAATACACATTCTCGACGGATACGGAGGCACTAAATTATCTATTCTCAGAGATGGACGAGCACATGTTGGAGTCGCACGCATGCACTGAGGATAACGAGCTTCAT AATATGAATGCATGGCTTCCGGACAGTTGGGTGATTGAGGTCAGAGCTGGGGGGAAGATGATGGACAAAATGTACAAG TTTTTTGTTCATCTGCCTACTGGAATGAGATTCTTCTCAAAAGAAGACGTACTGCGTTATGTGAATGAGGGGGCGATTTCTGGATGTGATGTGAATGGACTGTGTGACACAACCTCCGAAGATAAT ATACTTGCACAGGTTGAGTTCAATCCAGATGGGCTACCTAAAGGATGGGTGAAAGAAATGATATTTAGGAAATGCAATGATGGAGTTAAAAAACACCCG TACTATACTGATCCTGTCAGTCATCTTGTATTCCGCACGCTGAAATCTGTAATGAGCTACCTTGAGACAGGAGAAATAAGCAAACATGCCTGTGTTCCAAGGAGAAGTGTAACAGACATATACTCTTTCGACAGATGTACGGATCTGGTAATT CCTCGAAAAATGCTGAAAAGATTGAAAGTACAagggaagaggaaggaaaaatccATGAATTCATTGGTCTTTGAAAAGAAATCACCTGATGACCAGAAATCAAATCGCT CTCAAGCTGGCACCTCTGCTAGCATGATTCCTGTGTCTGAACCAAAAGAAAAGGAGGCCAATACCATGGAAGCTAAATGCAAAGAACCAGTTAGTTCAGAGACTACCAAGCGACCAAGAGGGAGGCCACGGAAAATACCGAAGCAAACGAATGAAACAGATTCAGGTTGCGCCAAGAGTTCAGATAAGGAGACATCACATATTGCGGTGAAAAAGGAATTCGATACTGGAACTGGAGAACAACTGTCTAAGGAAAATGCATTGAGGTATAATCAGATGGACAATACCGCTATGGTAACCCTGGAAGTGGACAACCAGAACGGCCTTGTGAGGAGCCCTTCACCGAAGAGTAGGTGCAGGCCAGGTAGGGCGACTGACCCAGATATGCATGAGCATGAAAATGACAATTCGTCTGAAGCTAGAGCAAAGTCAACATCCTCTACAGTTCCGAAGGTTTACATGAGGAGAAATAGCAACCAGATACCAGCCTTCAAAAAAGAAAATAGTGCAATCGAAGATCATTATTAA
- the LOC127331290 gene encoding uncharacterized protein isoform X2, producing the protein MPATEPPGSGPRRSERARRRRLPPDETPPRPSPAATAAPRPSSPPSRRRRDPSPSRRSVRAREKDDLQPPVVVLTEAEVNHQNEAEERNKKGTEIVVAEVPEEVDENAEALKEAPFWFPDGWIIHVRHDDDGSTYRYYTSPVSEYTFSTDTEALNYLFSEMDEHMLESHACTEDNELHNMNAWLPDSWVIEVRAGGKMMDKMYKFFVHLPTGMRFFSKEDVLRYVNEGAISGCDVNGLCDTTSEDNILAQVEFNPDGLPKGWVKEMIFRKCNDGVKKHPYYTDPVSHLVFRTLKSVMSYLETGEISKHACVPRRSVTDIYSFDRCTDLPRKMLKRLKVQGKRKEKSMNSLVFEKKSPDDQKSNRSQAGTSASMIPVSEPKEKEANTMEAKCKEPVSSETTKRPRGRPRKIPKQTNETDSGCAKSSDKETSHIAVKKEFDTGTGEQLSKENALRYNQMDNTAMVTLEVDNQNGLVRSPSPKSRCRPGRATDPDMHEHENDNSSEARAKSTSSTVPKVYMRRNSNQIPAFKKENSAIEDHY; encoded by the exons ATGCCTGCCACCGAGCCTCCGGGCTCGGGCCCTCGCCGCTCCGAGCGGGCGCGTCGCCGTCGCCTGCCGCCGGACGAGACGCCCCCCAGGCCCAGCCCAGCCGCCACCGCTGCTCCTCGTCCCTCTTCCCCGCCTTCGCGGCGCCGGCGCGACCCTTCGCCCTCCCGGCGGTCCGTCCGCGCCAG AGAAAAGGACGACTTGCAACCACCGGTGGTGGTCTTGACTGAAGCTGAAGTGAACCATCAAAATGAGGCAGAAGAGCGGAATAAAAAGGGGACGGAGATTGTGGTGGCAGAGGTACCAGAGGAGGTTGATGAAAATGCAGAGGCTTTGAAGGAGGCACCGTTCTGGTTTCCTGATGGTTGGATCATACATGTTCGCCACGATGATGACGGGTCGACATACCGG TACTACACTTCCCCAGTGTCAGAATACACATTCTCGACGGATACGGAGGCACTAAATTATCTATTCTCAGAGATGGACGAGCACATGTTGGAGTCGCACGCATGCACTGAGGATAACGAGCTTCAT AATATGAATGCATGGCTTCCGGACAGTTGGGTGATTGAGGTCAGAGCTGGGGGGAAGATGATGGACAAAATGTACAAG TTTTTTGTTCATCTGCCTACTGGAATGAGATTCTTCTCAAAAGAAGACGTACTGCGTTATGTGAATGAGGGGGCGATTTCTGGATGTGATGTGAATGGACTGTGTGACACAACCTCCGAAGATAAT ATACTTGCACAGGTTGAGTTCAATCCAGATGGGCTACCTAAAGGATGGGTGAAAGAAATGATATTTAGGAAATGCAATGATGGAGTTAAAAAACACCCG TACTATACTGATCCTGTCAGTCATCTTGTATTCCGCACGCTGAAATCTGTAATGAGCTACCTTGAGACAGGAGAAATAAGCAAACATGCCTGTGTTCCAAGGAGAAGTGTAACAGACATATACTCTTTCGACAGATGTACGGATCTG CCTCGAAAAATGCTGAAAAGATTGAAAGTACAagggaagaggaaggaaaaatccATGAATTCATTGGTCTTTGAAAAGAAATCACCTGATGACCAGAAATCAAATCGCT CTCAAGCTGGCACCTCTGCTAGCATGATTCCTGTGTCTGAACCAAAAGAAAAGGAGGCCAATACCATGGAAGCTAAATGCAAAGAACCAGTTAGTTCAGAGACTACCAAGCGACCAAGAGGGAGGCCACGGAAAATACCGAAGCAAACGAATGAAACAGATTCAGGTTGCGCCAAGAGTTCAGATAAGGAGACATCACATATTGCGGTGAAAAAGGAATTCGATACTGGAACTGGAGAACAACTGTCTAAGGAAAATGCATTGAGGTATAATCAGATGGACAATACCGCTATGGTAACCCTGGAAGTGGACAACCAGAACGGCCTTGTGAGGAGCCCTTCACCGAAGAGTAGGTGCAGGCCAGGTAGGGCGACTGACCCAGATATGCATGAGCATGAAAATGACAATTCGTCTGAAGCTAGAGCAAAGTCAACATCCTCTACAGTTCCGAAGGTTTACATGAGGAGAAATAGCAACCAGATACCAGCCTTCAAAAAAGAAAATAGTGCAATCGAAGATCATTATTAA